The proteins below come from a single Sorghum bicolor cultivar BTx623 chromosome 4, Sorghum_bicolor_NCBIv3, whole genome shotgun sequence genomic window:
- the LOC8059626 gene encoding zinc finger A20 and AN1 domain-containing stress-associated protein 5: MAEEQQQQQQQRWQDGHRLCANNCGFFGSPATLDLCSKCYRDLYPQEQQQPAPAGPFVPAASAFHPSSSSVSPEPEPPAASAAGAKAGRCASCRKRVGLTGFACRCGATFCGVHRYPERHACAFDFRAAGRDAIARANPVVKGDKLKDKI; the protein is encoded by the coding sequence atggcggaggagcagcagcagcagcagcagcagaggtggCAGGACGGCCACCGCCTGTGCGCCAACAACTGCGGCTTCTTCGGCAGCCCCGCGACGCTGGACCTCTGCTCCAAGTGCTACCGCGACCTGTAcccgcaggagcagcagcagccagcacCAGCGGGCCCCTTCGTTCCTGCCGCGTCggccttccatccttcctcctcGTCGGTCTCTCCCGAGCCCGAGCCTCCGGCGGCCTCTGCTGCAGGCGCCAAGGCCGGCAGGTGCGCCAGCTGCCGGAAGCGCGTGGGCCTGACGGGGTTCGCGTGCCGCTGCGGCGCCACCTTCTGCGGCGTGCACCGGTACCCGGAGCGGCACGCGTGCGCCTTCGACTTCCGCGCCGCCGGCCGCGACGCCATCGCGCGCGCCAACCCCGTCGTCAAGGGCGACAAGCTCAAGGACAAGATCTGA
- the LOC8058638 gene encoding protein LITTLE ZIPPER 4 has product MERLNTKLYLQNCYIMKENERLRKAALLLNQENQALLSELKHRLAKSSAAGAAVVGGSNNNNNNNNNNSSNSSAAAVANRVSPKPGNDAAPPSSHQAGGKGMPATKPKPK; this is encoded by the coding sequence ATGGAGAGGCTGAACACGAAGCTGTACCTGCAGAACTGCTACATCATGAAGGAGAACGAGCGGCTGCGCAAGGCGGCCCTGCTGCTGAACCAGGAGAACCAGGCCCTGCTCTCCGAGCTCAAGCACCGCCTCGCCAAGTCCTCCGCCGCCGGTGCTGCCGTCGTCGGCgggagcaacaacaacaacaacaacaacaacaacaacagcagcaacagctCGGCAGCGGCGGTGGCGAACCGCGTCTCGCCCAAGCCCGGCAACGACGCCGCTCCGCCGTCTTCTCATCAGGCCGGCGGCAAGGGCATGCCTGCCACCAAGCCCAAGCCCAAGTAG